Proteins from one Elgaria multicarinata webbii isolate HBS135686 ecotype San Diego chromosome 3, rElgMul1.1.pri, whole genome shotgun sequence genomic window:
- the MEIKIN gene encoding meiosis-specific kinetochore protein yields MDWMKLRSYSRKRQAQRNVHCPSPLPSVAASAVMGRRNEKAKGPQQCQKLLSKLRWKSRARRQQGNAIPAALPKIQETSEVTQMDCLSVEQSVELNYNENRCVEENIDINETDATVKDSLQLNSASKESPGNNETTSGMTLPTGVSYFLLDCLDVDSTRDSDTEPSDCTSSYSSPEIFRDERDLEGNTASPEGGSPLRCKNSTLLDTSKAINIDRMLHLPNLSKVSGGEVCKILFAKEKTPESQPSGALSLSPAPKRQIDEQQPRKMKGRKKVKFKSILESTTSSSSHVVLGSAERSQPAISPEITDEAFVSKLPGAGMEISSRAVNRGKNKVLLTSTAFLQPEDLECLRNPPEICSIIQASPGFRPLKVIQGPRSRKALFFPPGATEDIITTSKNWAYTNDR; encoded by the exons ATGGACTGGATGAAATTGCGTTCCTATTCCCGGAAGAGGCAGGCTCAAAGGAATGTACATTGCCCTTCTCCTCTGCCAAGTGTGGCAGCATCTGCTGTTATGGGCAGAAGGAATGAAAAAGCCAAAGGACCTCAACAATGCCAAAAACTGCTTTCCAAGCTGAGATGGAAATCTCGTGCCAGAA GGCAACAGGGAAATGCCATTCCAGCAGCATTACCAAAAATTCAAGAAACCTCTGAGGTGACGCAGATGGACTGCCTTTCAGTTGAACAAAG TGTTGAATTAAATTATAATGAAAACAGATGTGTGGAGGAGAATATAGATATCAACGAAACGGATGCTACAGTGAAG GATTCTTTGCAGCTGAACTCTGCAAGTAAAGAGAGTCCAGGAAATAACGAAACTACTTCAG GAATGACTTTGCCCACTGGTGTTTCATACTTCCTGCTGGACTGTTTGGATGTGGATTCTACCAGGGACTCTGATACAGAACCTAGTGATTGTACAAGTAGTTATTCATCACCCGAAATATTCAGGGATGAAAGAGATTTAG AAGGAAACACTGCTAGTCCTGAAGGAGGAAGCCCTCTTAGATGCAAAAATTCAACCCTCTTAGATACCAGCAAAGCCATCAACATAGACAGGATGCTGCATCTGCCAAATCTTTCAAAGGTATCGG GAGGGGAAGTGTGCAAAATTTTGTTTGCGAAGGAAAAAACACCTGAGTCACAACCTTCTGGAGCCTTGTCACTGTCTCCAGCGCCGAAAAGACAG ATTGATGAACAGcagcccaggaaaatgaagggcagGAAAAAAGTAAAGTTCAAAAGCATATTAGAAAGTACAACTTCCTCATCCTCTCATGTTGTATTGGGTTCAGCTGAAAGAAGCCAGCCAGCCATATCTCCTGAGATCACAGATGAAGCGTTTGTCTCCAAACTCCCAGGTGCTGGCATG GAGATcagttccagagcagtgaacagagGAAAAAATAAAGTATTGCTAACAAGTACAGCATTTCTACAGCCAGAAGATTTAGAG TGTTTGCGTAACCCACCAGAAATCTGCTCTATCATTCAAGCTTCACCAGGATTTAGGCCACTGAAAGTTATCCAAGGTCCACGGAGTAGAAAAGCATTGTTTTTCCCACCAGGAGCAACTGAAG ATATTATTACAACTTCAAAAAATTGGGCCTACACTAATGATAGATGA